The Gimibacter soli genome includes a region encoding these proteins:
- a CDS encoding M20/M25/M40 family metallo-hydrolase: MMRQVMKAGLALVLMGAGVVSADDQVDLDMVTKIREEGFRRSHVMETLQHLTDEIGPRLTGSPAMRLANDWTRDKFTEWGLKDARLEGFEFGPGWTPVRSEIHLTSPRAEQLYGLPIAWHPGTEGKMDGEIVVAPMKSAKDFDKYKGKLKGKIVLVDAVPEQKEPSNKVFTRLDDKALQDEASYNLPSSPQADLDSWIDHVAFGYEREAFLQAEGAVAMVSRSRRPGNLIDASGYQYKQGMLPKLPAVSLAAEDYGMLVRLSEADDKRPVTISLDVAVTYHNEDMKSYSTLADIPGKAKNAEVVMAGAHLDSWRVGDGAVDNGAGTAVVMEAARILKALGVQPKRTIRFALWGGEEQGYYGSQRYVIDHLADRPTNVEGKLKYLTPYEQQFGRFPISFKPGYEKFSVYFNLDNGSGKIRGIYTEGNAKAAAIFGKWFAPFHDLGAETITMNETGGTDHEPFDDIGLPGFQFIQEPLDYGTRTHHTQIDTLENAYEDDLKQAAVIMATFLYEAAMRDERFPRKPMPVMEGDKKDEKAEE, encoded by the coding sequence ATGATGCGTCAGGTGATGAAGGCCGGGCTTGCGCTCGTGCTGATGGGGGCGGGCGTGGTGAGCGCCGATGATCAGGTCGATCTCGACATGGTCACCAAGATCCGGGAAGAAGGCTTCCGCCGCTCCCATGTGATGGAAACCCTGCAGCATCTGACCGACGAGATCGGCCCGCGCCTGACCGGTTCGCCCGCCATGCGGCTGGCGAACGACTGGACCCGCGACAAGTTCACGGAATGGGGCCTGAAGGACGCGCGCCTTGAAGGCTTCGAGTTCGGCCCCGGCTGGACGCCTGTGCGGTCTGAAATCCATCTCACCAGCCCGCGTGCCGAGCAGCTTTACGGCCTGCCGATTGCCTGGCATCCGGGCACCGAAGGCAAGATGGACGGCGAGATCGTGGTCGCGCCCATGAAATCGGCCAAGGATTTCGACAAATACAAAGGCAAGCTCAAGGGCAAGATCGTGCTCGTCGACGCGGTGCCGGAGCAGAAAGAGCCTTCGAACAAGGTCTTCACCCGGCTGGATGACAAAGCGCTGCAAGACGAGGCGAGCTATAACCTGCCGTCCTCGCCGCAGGCTGACCTCGATTCCTGGATCGACCATGTAGCCTTCGGCTACGAGCGTGAAGCCTTCCTGCAGGCGGAAGGGGCTGTTGCGATGGTCAGCCGCAGCCGGCGCCCGGGCAACCTGATCGATGCGTCGGGTTACCAGTACAAGCAGGGCATGCTGCCGAAACTGCCGGCGGTTTCGCTGGCGGCTGAGGATTACGGCATGCTGGTGCGCCTCTCGGAAGCCGATGACAAGCGCCCGGTGACGATCAGCCTTGATGTGGCGGTCACTTACCATAACGAGGATATGAAATCCTATTCGACCCTCGCCGATATTCCGGGCAAGGCCAAGAATGCGGAAGTCGTGATGGCCGGTGCGCATCTCGATAGCTGGCGGGTTGGCGACGGGGCGGTTGATAACGGTGCCGGTACAGCCGTTGTGATGGAAGCCGCCCGCATCCTGAAAGCGCTTGGCGTGCAGCCCAAACGCACGATCCGTTTCGCGCTCTGGGGCGGGGAAGAGCAGGGCTATTATGGCTCGCAGCGTTATGTGATCGACCATCTGGCTGACCGCCCGACGAACGTGGAGGGCAAGCTGAAGTATCTGACACCCTACGAGCAGCAGTTCGGCCGCTTCCCGATCAGCTTCAAGCCGGGTTACGAGAAATTCTCGGTCTATTTCAACCTCGACAATGGCTCGGGCAAAATCCGCGGCATCTATACCGAGGGCAATGCGAAGGCAGCCGCCATTTTTGGCAAATGGTTCGCGCCTTTCCATGATCTGGGCGCCGAGACGATCACGATGAATGAAACCGGCGGTACGGACCACGAGCCGTTCGATGATATCGGCCTGCCGGGCTTCCAGTTCATCCAGGAGCCGCTGGATTATGGAACCCGCACGCACCACACCCAGATCGATACGCTGGAAAACGCCTACGAGGACGACCTGAAGCAGGCGGCGGTTATCATGGCGACCTTCCTTTATGAAGCTGCCATGCGCGACGAGCGCTTCCCGCGCAAGCCGATGCCGGTGATGGAAGGCGACAAGAAGGACGAAAAGGCCGAGGAGTAA
- a CDS encoding DUF4238 domain-containing protein, which translates to MAGAASTPKRHHYVPILLLKNFCAQDGQLHVFNKKTGDIHRATPENAFLQNHLYSYTMASGDKNPALEIAYSKLEDHTAPIVRKIIHAISSEKYPKLSPDERRIWDHFFVHQYKRTPEIHAPFFTDENWSRHIEAVIPKIAEKHGMSEEQVAAKFDDPKAMKRVLEKARIHALSRSSEVVEPALGKVGINIIVIAKPHKSFVIGSVPILRLDGPSTTILKNTQAEVWLPIAHNIAIGPSWNKTGENVFWLEDGDAIRRANQQIFRQSNIVASRSVELLASLAAPK; encoded by the coding sequence ATGGCCGGCGCCGCTTCCACACCCAAGAGACATCACTATGTTCCGATACTCTTGCTTAAAAACTTCTGCGCTCAAGATGGACAGCTTCATGTTTTCAACAAGAAAACCGGCGATATTCATCGAGCGACGCCAGAAAATGCCTTCCTGCAAAACCATCTATACTCATACACCATGGCATCTGGTGATAAGAATCCTGCCTTGGAAATCGCCTATTCAAAACTAGAGGACCATACCGCTCCAATAGTTAGAAAAATAATCCATGCGATATCCTCCGAAAAATACCCCAAATTATCGCCAGATGAGCGGCGCATCTGGGATCACTTCTTTGTTCATCAGTACAAAAGAACCCCGGAGATTCATGCTCCCTTCTTCACGGATGAGAATTGGAGCCGTCATATTGAGGCAGTCATCCCCAAAATAGCTGAAAAGCATGGAATGAGCGAGGAGCAGGTCGCAGCCAAATTTGACGACCCAAAAGCGATGAAAAGAGTTCTAGAAAAAGCTCGGATACATGCTCTTTCAAGATCCAGCGAAGTCGTCGAACCTGCCCTCGGAAAAGTGGGGATCAACATCATCGTCATTGCGAAACCACACAAAAGCTTTGTAATCGGTAGTGTCCCAATACTGAGACTCGACGGTCCGAGCACAACAATACTGAAAAACACCCAAGCCGAAGTGTGGCTTCCCATCGCTCACAATATCGCGATTGGGCCGAGCTGGAACAAAACCGGCGAAAATGTCTTCTGGTTAGAAGACGGAGACGCAATCCGTCGCGCAAATCAGCAAATTTTTAGGCAAAGCAATATCGTAGCCAGTAGGTCCGTCGAGCTTTTAGCTTCGCTTGCCGCTCCGAAATAG
- the panC gene encoding pantoate--beta-alanine ligase, whose product MTSPALPPVVRTIADLRATVAAWKREGLRVGLVPTMGALHHGHLSLVDAVAKHTDRVIVSIFVNPTQFGPNEDFDRYPRTEDADREKLAATPASLVYCPSVAEMYPEGATTRVQVAGVTVGFEGAIRPGHFDGVATIVTKLLLQALPDVAIFGEKDFQQLAVIRRFVADLDIPVEILGGTLIREADGLAASSRNAYLSEAERAVAGQFNLILKALVADAKPGANLRALEKAATAKLIAAGFQSVDYISIVDAASLTPLETLAPGHPPARVLAVARLGAVRLLDNMAIGQQH is encoded by the coding sequence ATGACAAGCCCCGCCCTTCCCCCCGTCGTGCGTACGATTGCGGACCTGCGCGCCACTGTGGCCGCATGGAAGCGCGAAGGGCTGCGGGTCGGCCTCGTGCCCACGATGGGCGCGCTGCACCACGGCCACCTGTCGCTCGTGGATGCTGTGGCGAAGCATACCGACCGCGTGATCGTGTCGATCTTCGTGAACCCGACCCAGTTCGGCCCCAACGAGGATTTCGACCGCTATCCCCGCACCGAAGACGCCGACCGCGAAAAGCTCGCCGCCACGCCCGCAAGCCTCGTTTACTGCCCGAGTGTCGCCGAGATGTATCCCGAAGGCGCCACAACCCGCGTGCAGGTGGCGGGCGTCACCGTTGGCTTCGAAGGTGCCATTCGCCCCGGCCATTTCGATGGTGTCGCCACCATCGTCACCAAACTGCTGCTGCAGGCACTGCCTGATGTGGCGATCTTCGGCGAGAAGGACTTCCAGCAGCTTGCCGTTATCCGGCGCTTTGTGGCGGACTTGGATATCCCGGTCGAAATTCTGGGCGGTACGCTGATCCGCGAGGCAGACGGCCTCGCCGCGTCATCCCGCAACGCGTATCTGAGCGAAGCTGAGCGCGCAGTGGCCGGGCAGTTCAACCTGATCCTCAAAGCACTGGTCGCGGATGCCAAACCGGGCGCCAATCTCCGCGCGCTGGAGAAAGCCGCCACGGCCAAGCTCATCGCTGCCGGTTTCCAGTCGGTCGACTATATATCCATCGTCGATGCCGCGAGCCTCACCCCCCTTGAAACACTGGCGCCGGGGCATCCCCCGGCGCGTGTTCTTGCCGTTGCGCGCCTCGGCGCCGTCCGCCTTCTCGACAATATGGCGATTGGACAGCAACACTAA
- a CDS encoding glucosaminidase domain-containing protein translates to MTGTSRNGLAVLVIAFILAVVPVGFARLLLVSAPTADLEIAVPDYLIGEPPSAMTTGDPEEVIEHVYAVLSTDLTAEGDIPRAFATRLPENIAEIELVEERKRMFTAAILPLVLRANEIIESDRNRILAIKARFESRGSVRSYDEKWLRTVARTFRVPIGEKLEPRVFKDLLLRVDVIPPSLALAQAAMESGWGTSHFALQGNALFGEWVWGDDADGIVPRARAAGRNHKVKSFNELLDSVKSYMINLNRHASYRSLRLRRAALREQAEPLTGPALAPSLADYSERGQDYVNDIMGIITYNGLEDLDSVRLARG, encoded by the coding sequence ATGACGGGGACGTCCCGGAACGGCCTTGCAGTATTGGTGATCGCGTTCATCCTGGCCGTTGTGCCGGTTGGATTCGCGCGCCTTCTGCTTGTCAGCGCCCCGACGGCTGACCTTGAGATCGCCGTACCCGACTATCTGATCGGCGAGCCGCCGAGCGCCATGACGACCGGTGACCCCGAAGAAGTGATCGAGCATGTCTATGCCGTTCTCAGCACCGATCTGACGGCTGAAGGCGACATTCCCCGCGCCTTTGCGACTCGCCTGCCCGAAAATATCGCGGAAATAGAACTGGTTGAGGAGCGCAAGCGCATGTTCACGGCGGCGATCCTGCCGCTGGTGCTGCGCGCCAACGAAATTATCGAATCGGACCGCAACCGCATCCTCGCCATCAAGGCGCGCTTCGAATCGCGCGGCAGTGTCCGCAGCTACGATGAAAAATGGCTGCGCACGGTGGCCCGCACCTTCCGCGTGCCGATCGGCGAAAAGCTGGAACCCCGCGTTTTCAAGGATTTGCTTCTCAGGGTCGATGTGATTCCCCCGTCGCTCGCGCTCGCGCAGGCGGCCATGGAATCGGGCTGGGGCACCAGCCATTTTGCCCTGCAGGGCAATGCCCTCTTTGGCGAATGGGTGTGGGGTGATGACGCCGACGGCATCGTGCCGCGCGCCCGTGCGGCCGGCCGCAACCACAAGGTCAAAAGCTTCAACGAGCTTCTGGACAGCGTCAAAAGCTACATGATCAATCTGAACCGCCACGCCAGCTACCGCTCGCTACGCCTGCGCCGGGCGGCCCTGCGCGAACAGGCCGAACCGCTGACCGGCCCCGCCCTCGCCCCGTCGCTTGCTGACTATTCCGAGCGCGGCCAGGATTATGTGAACGACATCATGGGCATCATCACCTATAACGGGCTCGAAGATCTGGATAGCGTGCGGCTGGCCCGCGGCTGA
- a CDS encoding division plane positioning ATPase MipZ, translating to MTTGQASTNTHLPRRPYVIVLGNEKGGSGKSTTAMHIVVSLLREGFRVGTIDLDGRQKSLTRYIENRRAYCKANDVELPMPLERVIVRSTARTSDEAEADEKMRFEDTYVELMDQVDVIVIDCPGSDTFLSRLAHTAADTLVTPINDSFVDLDLIARIDPKSYKVAGPSLYAEMVWKARQRRQMADGGTIDWVLLRNRVGAVHAKNKERVESVVEELTKRIGVRYISGLGERVIYRELFPNGLTLMDLRDEGVSERNDFSMSHVAARQELRALMDGLNLAFRREKVA from the coding sequence TTGACGACGGGTCAGGCAAGCACCAACACGCATTTGCCCCGCCGCCCCTATGTGATCGTTCTCGGCAACGAAAAGGGTGGTTCCGGCAAATCCACAACGGCCATGCATATCGTGGTTTCCCTTTTGCGCGAAGGCTTTAGGGTCGGCACGATCGACCTCGACGGCCGGCAAAAGAGCCTCACACGCTATATCGAAAACCGTCGGGCCTATTGCAAGGCCAACGATGTCGAACTTCCGATGCCGCTTGAACGCGTTATCGTCCGTTCCACCGCCCGCACCAGCGATGAAGCTGAGGCGGACGAAAAAATGCGGTTCGAGGATACCTATGTCGAGCTGATGGATCAGGTTGACGTGATCGTGATCGATTGTCCGGGGTCCGATACCTTCCTGTCGCGCCTTGCGCATACTGCAGCCGATACGCTGGTGACCCCCATCAACGACAGTTTCGTCGATCTGGACCTGATCGCCCGTATTGACCCCAAGTCCTACAAGGTCGCCGGCCCGAGCCTTTATGCCGAGATGGTGTGGAAGGCCCGTCAGCGCCGCCAGATGGCCGATGGTGGTACCATCGACTGGGTACTGCTGCGGAACCGTGTGGGCGCTGTGCATGCCAAAAACAAGGAACGTGTCGAAAGCGTGGTCGAGGAACTGACCAAGCGTATCGGCGTGCGTTATATCTCCGGCCTTGGCGAACGGGTGATCTACCGCGAGCTTTTCCCGAACGGCCTGACGCTGATGGACCTGCGCGATGAAGGCGTTTCCGAGCGCAACGATTTCAGCATGTCGCATGTGGCGGCCCGGCAGGAGCTTCGGGCGCTGATGGACGGGCTCAATCTCGCCTTCCGGCGCGAGAAGGTCGCCTGA
- a CDS encoding J domain-containing protein produces MGWLLIGLLIAAAFLILLEWWARTDVDSAKRVLFWAAVGACILLCLFLVATGRGLAAIVPVGISLWRFRNMGKAAREAGERMVRPRKGGMSRKEALEVLGLKEGASVAEVNTAYRRLMAVNHPDKGGSDWMAAKLNEARKVLLDD; encoded by the coding sequence ATGGGCTGGCTCCTGATCGGTCTCCTGATCGCTGCGGCGTTCCTCATTCTTCTGGAATGGTGGGCACGCACGGATGTGGATTCGGCCAAGCGCGTGCTTTTCTGGGCGGCTGTCGGCGCCTGTATCCTCCTTTGCCTCTTTCTGGTGGCGACGGGCCGTGGCCTTGCGGCGATTGTTCCCGTCGGTATTTCCCTGTGGCGGTTCCGCAATATGGGCAAGGCAGCGCGCGAGGCGGGCGAACGCATGGTGCGGCCCCGCAAGGGCGGCATGAGCCGCAAGGAAGCGCTCGAGGTGCTGGGGCTGAAGGAAGGGGCGAGCGTCGCCGAGGTCAATACGGCCTACCGCCGGCTGATGGCCGTCAACCATCCCGACAAGGGCGGCAGCGACTGGATGGCTGCCAAGCTGAACGAAGCCCGCAAGGTGCTTCTGGACGATTAA
- the pgmG gene encoding phosphoglucomutase/phosphomannomutase PgmG, with translation MSAHAFHPTVLREYDVRGIIDETLGADDARALGKAFGTKAVATGGKKIVVGYDGRVSSPALRDALVDGLRSTGVDVTDIGLGATPMTYYAMFELDADGCIMITGSHNPPNYNGFKMMMHKKPVFGEAIQELGAVAKAGDYATGKGGYEQVDVFDRYIDRLMKDFEGASFTVAWDPSNGSAGPAVAALAKRLPGKHYVINEEVDGTFPNHHADPTVEKNLEQLKALVREKGCDMGIAFDGDGDRIGAVDSEGRVVWGDQLLAILAGQLLKELPGAPIIADVKASQALYDRIAELGGQPVMWKTGHSLIKSKMVELSSPLAGEMSGHIFFKHKFYGHDDALYAAVRLLNAVADQGGSLKALKDGLPAAINTPELRFDCDDFRKFEVIKEVQKRLEAAGADMSTVDGVRVKTADGWWLLRASNTQAVLVARCEASSEAGLDRLKAELVAALTASGVEPPADL, from the coding sequence ATGAGCGCACACGCTTTCCACCCCACGGTTCTTCGCGAGTATGACGTTCGCGGCATCATCGATGAAACGCTCGGGGCGGATGACGCACGCGCGCTTGGCAAGGCCTTCGGCACCAAGGCGGTGGCAACCGGCGGCAAGAAAATCGTGGTCGGCTACGATGGCCGGGTATCTTCGCCCGCGCTGCGCGATGCGCTTGTGGATGGCCTGCGCTCCACCGGGGTCGATGTCACCGATATCGGGCTCGGCGCCACGCCGATGACCTATTATGCGATGTTTGAACTCGATGCCGACGGCTGCATCATGATCACCGGTTCGCACAATCCGCCGAATTACAACGGCTTCAAGATGATGATGCACAAGAAGCCGGTGTTCGGGGAAGCGATCCAGGAACTCGGCGCTGTTGCCAAGGCTGGCGACTATGCGACCGGCAAGGGCGGGTACGAACAGGTTGACGTGTTCGACCGCTATATCGACCGCCTGATGAAAGATTTCGAAGGCGCCAGCTTCACCGTGGCTTGGGACCCGTCGAACGGCTCGGCCGGGCCGGCTGTGGCCGCACTCGCCAAGCGCCTGCCGGGCAAGCATTATGTGATCAACGAGGAAGTCGATGGCACCTTCCCCAATCACCATGCCGACCCGACCGTTGAGAAAAACCTTGAGCAGCTGAAGGCGCTGGTGCGCGAAAAGGGCTGCGACATGGGCATCGCCTTCGATGGCGACGGCGACCGGATCGGTGCCGTGGACAGCGAAGGCCGTGTGGTCTGGGGTGACCAGCTGCTGGCGATCCTCGCCGGCCAGCTGCTGAAAGAACTGCCGGGCGCGCCGATCATCGCCGATGTGAAGGCAAGCCAGGCGCTTTACGACCGGATCGCTGAACTGGGCGGCCAGCCCGTGATGTGGAAAACCGGCCACTCGCTGATCAAATCGAAGATGGTGGAGCTTTCCTCGCCGCTCGCAGGCGAGATGTCGGGCCATATCTTCTTCAAGCATAAATTCTATGGCCATGACGACGCGCTTTACGCCGCCGTCCGCCTGCTGAACGCGGTGGCCGATCAGGGCGGCAGCCTGAAAGCCCTGAAGGACGGCCTGCCGGCCGCCATCAACACACCCGAACTGCGCTTCGACTGCGACGATTTCCGCAAGTTCGAAGTGATCAAGGAAGTTCAGAAGCGTCTGGAAGCTGCGGGGGCCGATATGTCGACCGTGGACGGTGTTCGTGTGAAGACGGCGGACGGCTGGTGGCTCCTGCGCGCCTCCAACACGCAAGCCGTTCTGGTGGCACGCTGCGAGGCCTCGTCCGAGGCCGGCCTCGACCGCCTGAAGGCCGAGCTTGTGGCGGCGCTGACCGCCTCCGGCGTGGAGCCGCCTGCCGACCTTTAG
- the clpS gene encoding ATP-dependent Clp protease adapter ClpS — MPDKRQDIGKTGGTGTGVLTRPEAKTKKPSMYKVLLLNDDYTPMEFVVHVLQRFFRMTVEDATQVMLHVHQKGVGICGVFTYEVAETKVNQVLSLARQHEHPLQCTMEKE, encoded by the coding sequence ATGCCCGACAAGCGGCAAGACATCGGCAAGACAGGAGGCACGGGCACCGGGGTTCTCACCCGGCCCGAGGCCAAGACCAAAAAGCCGTCCATGTACAAGGTTCTGCTGCTTAACGACGACTACACGCCGATGGAGTTTGTCGTTCATGTGCTGCAGCGCTTCTTCCGCATGACCGTGGAAGACGCGACGCAGGTGATGCTGCATGTCCACCAGAAGGGGGTCGGGATTTGCGGTGTTTTCACCTATGAGGTGGCCGAGACCAAGGTCAATCAGGTGCTTTCGCTGGCTCGCCAGCACGAGCATCCCCTCCAGTGCACCATGGAAAAAGAGTAA
- the clpA gene encoding ATP-dependent Clp protease ATP-binding subunit ClpA produces the protein MPRFSPNLENTLHRALHEANERAHEYATLEHLLLALIDDGDALAVLRACDVDIDVLRDQIVTYLDEELDSLRVEGSSVEATPTAGFQRVVQRALLHVQSSGREEITGANLLVALFSERESHAVYFLQSQDMTRLDAVSYISHGIAKVPGYSEPRAVRGADEEDSEEEATSKETEQPAGGEKKADTALNAYCVNLNAKAKAGKVDPLIGRDAELERAIQILCRRSKNNPLFVGDPGVGKTAIAEGLARNIVSGDVPDVLKGATIFALDMGALLAGTRYRGDFEERLKSVVKELENYDGAVLFIDEIHTVIGAGATSGGAMDASNLLKPALASGSIRCMGSTTYKEFRSHFEKDRALLRRFQKIDVNEPTVADSVKILTGLKPYFEEHHHVRYTADAIKTAVELADRYITDRKLPDKAIDVIDESGAAQMLLAPSKRKKTIGVKEIEAVVAKIARIPPKSVSRDETRVMSTLEADLKRVVFGQDPAISALTTAIKLSRAGLRAQNKPIGSYLFSGPTGVGKTEVARQLANLLGVELHRFDMSEYMERHSISRLIGAPPGYVGFDQGGLLTDAVDQHPHCVLLLDEIEKAHPDLFNVLLQVMDNGTLTDHNGKKVDFRNVVLIMTTNAGAADMAKSAIGFGRETNESAAEDAVKQMFSPEFRNRLDAIVPFDYLPPAVVSRVVEKFVLELELQLAERNVEISLNDEAKEWLADKGYDRLYGARPLARLIQEEIKKPLADELLFGKLAKGGEVVVKMAGGKPVFEVTPHAPKAPSPSKAKKGRAVAKRKTPKPPVPVK, from the coding sequence GTGCCCCGTTTTTCTCCGAACCTTGAAAACACACTCCACAGGGCACTGCATGAGGCGAACGAGCGTGCCCATGAATATGCAACGCTCGAACATCTCCTGCTTGCCCTGATCGACGATGGCGACGCGCTTGCTGTGCTGCGCGCCTGCGATGTGGATATCGATGTCCTGCGCGACCAGATCGTGACCTATCTGGACGAGGAACTGGATAGCCTGCGCGTTGAAGGCAGCTCGGTTGAAGCCACACCCACCGCTGGGTTCCAGCGTGTAGTGCAACGCGCCCTCCTGCATGTGCAGTCGTCAGGGCGCGAGGAAATCACGGGTGCCAATCTCCTCGTGGCCCTTTTCTCGGAACGCGAAAGCCACGCCGTTTACTTCCTGCAAAGCCAGGATATGACCCGCCTTGATGCCGTCAGCTATATCAGCCACGGCATCGCCAAAGTGCCGGGCTATAGCGAGCCGCGCGCGGTGCGCGGTGCGGATGAGGAAGACAGCGAGGAAGAAGCGACCTCGAAAGAGACCGAACAGCCCGCTGGCGGCGAGAAGAAAGCCGACACCGCGCTTAACGCCTATTGCGTGAACCTGAATGCCAAGGCGAAGGCCGGCAAGGTCGATCCGCTCATCGGCCGTGACGCCGAGCTGGAGCGCGCGATCCAGATCCTTTGCCGCCGTTCGAAAAACAACCCGCTCTTTGTCGGTGATCCCGGCGTTGGCAAAACGGCGATTGCCGAGGGCCTCGCCCGCAATATCGTCTCGGGTGATGTGCCGGACGTGCTGAAGGGCGCCACCATTTTCGCGCTCGATATGGGCGCACTGCTGGCCGGCACGCGCTATCGCGGTGACTTTGAAGAACGCCTGAAGTCGGTCGTCAAGGAGCTTGAAAATTACGACGGCGCGGTGCTGTTTATCGATGAAATCCATACGGTGATCGGCGCTGGTGCCACCTCGGGCGGGGCGATGGATGCCTCGAACCTCCTCAAGCCCGCGCTTGCCTCCGGCTCGATCCGCTGCATGGGGTCGACGACCTACAAGGAATTCCGCAGCCATTTCGAGAAAGACCGCGCACTGCTGCGCCGGTTCCAGAAGATCGATGTGAATGAGCCGACCGTGGCGGATTCGGTGAAAATCCTGACGGGCCTGAAGCCCTATTTCGAGGAACATCACCACGTTCGCTACACGGCGGACGCGATCAAGACGGCGGTGGAGCTTGCCGACCGTTACATCACCGACCGCAAGCTGCCGGACAAGGCCATCGATGTGATCGACGAAAGCGGTGCGGCACAGATGCTGCTCGCGCCTTCGAAGCGCAAGAAGACCATCGGCGTGAAAGAGATCGAGGCTGTGGTGGCCAAGATCGCCCGCATCCCGCCGAAAAGCGTTTCGCGCGACGAGACCCGCGTCATGTCCACGCTCGAAGCTGACCTCAAGCGGGTCGTGTTCGGGCAGGACCCGGCGATCAGCGCGCTTACTACCGCGATCAAACTGTCGCGGGCCGGCCTGCGCGCGCAGAACAAGCCGATTGGCTCCTATCTCTTCTCCGGCCCCACGGGGGTCGGGAAAACCGAGGTTGCCCGCCAGCTCGCTAACCTTCTGGGTGTTGAGCTGCACCGGTTCGACATGTCGGAATATATGGAACGTCACTCGATCTCGCGGCTCATCGGTGCCCCGCCGGGCTATGTGGGCTTCGATCAGGGCGGCCTGTTGACCGATGCCGTCGACCAGCATCCGCACTGTGTGTTGCTCCTGGACGAGATCGAGAAGGCGCACCCTGATCTCTTCAACGTGCTTCTGCAGGTGATGGATAACGGGACGCTGACCGACCATAACGGCAAGAAGGTCGATTTCCGCAACGTGGTGCTGATCATGACCACCAACGCGGGTGCAGCGGACATGGCGAAAAGTGCCATCGGTTTCGGCCGCGAAACGAACGAGAGCGCGGCAGAGGATGCCGTTAAGCAGATGTTCAGCCCCGAGTTCCGCAACCGACTGGATGCCATCGTGCCCTTCGATTATCTGCCGCCGGCGGTGGTTTCCCGTGTGGTCGAGAAATTCGTGCTGGAGCTTGAGCTGCAGCTGGCCGAACGCAACGTGGAAATCTCGCTCAATGACGAGGCCAAGGAATGGCTCGCCGACAAGGGCTATGACCGCCTGTATGGCGCGCGGCCGCTGGCGCGCCTCATTCAGGAAGAGATCAAGAAGCCGCTGGCCGATGAACTTCTCTTCGGCAAGCTCGCCAAGGGCGGCGAAGTGGTGGTGAAGATGGCAGGCGGCAAACCTGTTTTCGAGGTCACCCCGCATGCCCCGAAAGCGCCGAGCCCGTCGAAAGCCAAGAAGGGGCGGGCCGTCGCCAAGCGCAAGACGCCGAAGCCGCCCGTGCCGGTGAAATAG